From a single Bacillus pseudomycoides DSM 12442 genomic region:
- a CDS encoding DUF6376 family protein, whose product MKLKKTILLVFLITIGLMGCSMIEEGKNSIDYAQKATDYVNEVSAFANEAPGLVEKAINDSAARKELETKLGDIQKDIPAFNELTPPDVAKDIHQQIVGYNEKLNALIDTTMKKIEEGKIDVEQFKNSELMKTVQQVQDLKDKVQNLGQ is encoded by the coding sequence CGGTTTAATGGGCTGCTCTATGATTGAAGAGGGTAAGAATTCAATTGATTATGCTCAAAAGGCGACAGACTATGTTAATGAAGTGAGTGCGTTTGCAAATGAAGCGCCGGGGTTAGTAGAAAAAGCAATCAATGATAGTGCTGCTCGAAAAGAATTAGAGACTAAGCTCGGAGATATTCAAAAGGATATCCCAGCTTTTAATGAATTGACACCCCCGGATGTAGCGAAGGACATCCATCAGCAAATTGTTGGATATAACGAAAAATTAAATGCATTAATTGATACAACTATGAAAAAGATAGAAGAAGGGAAAATAGATGTAGAACAATTTAAAAACTCAGAGCTTATGAAGACAGTGCAACAAGTTCAAGATTTAAAAGATAAAGTTCAAAATTTAGGGCAGTAG
- a CDS encoding EamA family transporter, with protein sequence MNNYILLYIFGIILANYSQILLKKATLQEYDSKLREYVNPYVIIGYSLFVINAGLNVIALKGVPLKQAPVLESLSYVIILVFGWYFLGEKITKRKVIGNIIIIIGIVVFSIQ encoded by the coding sequence ATGAATAATTATATATTGTTATATATTTTCGGTATTATTTTAGCAAATTACTCACAAATTTTACTCAAAAAAGCAACTCTACAAGAATATGATTCCAAATTAAGAGAATATGTCAACCCTTATGTTATTATCGGCTATTCTTTATTTGTAATTAATGCTGGGCTAAACGTTATTGCACTAAAAGGTGTTCCATTAAAACAGGCTCCTGTATTAGAATCTCTTAGCTATGTCATTATTTTAGTATTCGGTTGGTATTTCTTAGGAGAGAAAATAACAAAAAGAAAAGTCATTGGTAACATTATTATTATAATTGGGATCGTCGTTTTTTCTATTCAATAA
- a CDS encoding EamA family transporter: protein MKPTMKNYVFLHVAFLLYSIILLYMKWAAKFPVSSISFFIAYFGLVVILFGYAILWQQVIKHFEISKAYSHRGIIILWSMLWSVIFLGETIKWNNLLGAAIIMIGIVVVTKDE, encoded by the coding sequence ATGAAACCGACTATGAAAAATTATGTATTTTTACATGTAGCTTTCTTGCTATATTCTATCATCCTGCTTTATATGAAATGGGCAGCTAAATTCCCTGTTTCATCCATTTCGTTTTTCATCGCCTATTTTGGACTTGTTGTAATTTTATTTGGCTATGCTATTCTTTGGCAACAGGTAATTAAACATTTTGAAATTTCTAAAGCATATTCCCACCGAGGGATCATCATATTATGGTCCATGTTATGGTCCGTTATCTTTTTAGGTGAGACGATAAAATGGAACAATTTACTCGGTGCAGCTATCATTATGATTGGAATTGTGGTGGTGACGAAAGATGAATAA